A single window of Brevundimonas vitisensis DNA harbors:
- a CDS encoding Tat pathway signal sequence domain protein: protein MRRALFASLAVMTVAAALPAAAQAQVPGQTPDQRGRPTQDAEPAERSRAPRIAPLRRQPNAGPCPYVKILYDAARFVEIAGDGRAAASNIGYTGEIEGLSSGCAYQSDEPITVHVDLLFNLGRGPQAQGDSRTYRYWIAVTERNRAVLAKEYFDLPVTFEGADRTSVTEERVIVIPRAGIETSGANFEVLVGFDVTPEMAEFNRSGSRFRVTAGQSPAPAATPPAQ from the coding sequence ATGCGTCGCGCCCTTTTCGCCTCCCTCGCCGTGATGACTGTGGCGGCCGCCCTGCCTGCTGCTGCCCAGGCCCAGGTCCCTGGCCAGACGCCGGACCAGCGTGGCCGGCCCACCCAGGACGCCGAGCCCGCCGAGCGGTCGCGGGCCCCCCGTATCGCGCCGCTGCGCCGACAGCCGAACGCGGGGCCGTGCCCCTATGTCAAAATCCTGTACGACGCGGCACGCTTCGTGGAGATCGCAGGCGATGGCCGCGCTGCGGCCTCGAACATCGGCTACACCGGCGAGATCGAGGGTCTGTCGTCCGGCTGCGCCTATCAGTCCGACGAGCCGATCACCGTGCACGTCGATCTGCTGTTCAATCTGGGCCGCGGACCGCAGGCTCAGGGTGACAGCCGGACCTATCGCTACTGGATCGCCGTGACGGAGCGGAACCGCGCTGTCCTCGCCAAGGAATATTTCGATCTGCCCGTGACTTTCGAAGGTGCGGACCGCACCTCCGTCACCGAAGAGCGGGTGATCGTGATCCCTCGCGCCGGCATCGAGACCAGCGGCGCGAATTTCGAAGTTCTGGTCGGTTTCGACGTGACGCCTGAAATGGCCGAGTTCAACCGCAGCGGCAGCCGCTTCCGTGTGACCGCCGGTCAAAGCCCCGCGCCCGCCGCCACGCCCCCGGCCCAATGA